AGCACTGAAAATGCCCCTGCGCCCAGCGGGTGCGCTGCCGGATCAGCAGCCGCGGGTTCGTCAGGCCCTGCTGGTCGACGTGCGTCTCGCCGCAGAACCGGTTCAGCCACCCGTTGATGGCAAGCCGCACACCTAGATCGAGGTCCTCGGTGAGGCACTCGCTCCACGGGTCGTCGCCCAGTTCCATCAGAGCCGCGAGCCGGGTGAACTGTCCGTTGCCGCCGAGGCCGACGCTGCCCAGTTTCTCTCGGGCGGTCTGCGTCAGCGAGGAGAACAGCAGGAACTCGTAATCCTGGAACCGGTTCAGCCACTTCTCGCGGTTGCGGATCCGGACCAGCACCTGGACCGCTCCGACCCGCTCGTCGCGGAAGTAGGGCGCCACCTCCTCAAGCACCGACGGCTCCAGGCGGCCATCCGCGTCGACGATGCACAGCACCACGTCGTGCGGGTCGATCCCCTCGGCAAGTACTTCTGCACGGATGTGCCGGTAGGCGTCGTTGAGCGCCTTGCCCTTGCCGATCTTCGCGTTCGGCAGGGTCCGCTGGAACAACTGCACGCGGGAATCGCCCATGCGCGAGCGGACGATGCCGGCGGTGTCGTCGCTGGAGCCGTCATCGATGACCAGCACCCGGTCCTGGTCGGTACAGGCGCCCAGCAGTCCGTCGACGGTCGAGCCGATCACTAGTTCCTCGTTGAGCGCAGGAACCAGGAAGATGAATCGCTTCGGCTCGTCCCCGTCCTCGAGCAGCGGCTTCTTCGTCCGGGCGAGCGCCAGGGTGAGAAGGAGGTAACCGAGCCCGACGAGGACCAGGATCAGCGAGAGCGCGTAAAGCACCGGCGGGCTCCTAGCGGGCGAGGAAAAGCGGGAGCGGCGGGCCGCCACAGTGGCGGCCCGCCGCGTCAGGAGCTGCTCACGCGACCG
The DNA window shown above is from Blastococcus colisei and carries:
- a CDS encoding glycosyltransferase, with the protein product MLYALSLILVLVGLGYLLLTLALARTKKPLLEDGDEPKRFIFLVPALNEELVIGSTVDGLLGACTDQDRVLVIDDGSSDDTAGIVRSRMGDSRVQLFQRTLPNAKIGKGKALNDAYRHIRAEVLAEGIDPHDVVLCIVDADGRLEPSVLEEVAPYFRDERVGAVQVLVRIRNREKWLNRFQDYEFLLFSSLTQTAREKLGSVGLGGNGQFTRLAALMELGDDPWSECLTEDLDLGVRLAINGWLNRFCGETHVDQQGLTNPRLLIRQRTRWAQGHFQCWKLVPKVLASHLPTVTAFDMCYYLLAPGLVLLAPIMFAAAMVFYVTSVVANPELWFSPFGLVYSALQYLFTFAPALYMSLKYRRRAGDLSLLRALAMGHLLALYNYIWYIAEYRALGRILLRRNGWAKTARAVEEDPSLPKPEGVDPDARVEADPALEWWRHEAFAPAQPSRSMPEPVMVGQPAQATSAALHRRGRPTEYVLRDNYDEMPTVVMPRLLPPVPPNVRRRPTAT